In Perognathus longimembris pacificus isolate PPM17 chromosome 23, ASM2315922v1, whole genome shotgun sequence, a single genomic region encodes these proteins:
- the Sqor gene encoding sulfide:quinone oxidoreductase, mitochondrial isoform X2 codes for MMAPLVSVAFSPRAGLLAHFLRLGTQQTGSLQLHTGVSYAAKNYYEVLVLGGGSGGITMATRMKRKVGAENVAIIEPSERHFYQPIWTLVGAGAKQLSLSGRPMASVIPSGVEWVKATVVELNPDKNCVYTDNNKEISYKYLIIALGIQLDYEKIKGLPEGFAHPKIGSNYSVKTVEKTWKALQDFKEGNAIFTFPNTPVKCAGAPQKIMYLAEAYFRKTGKRSKANIIFNTSLGVIFGVKKYADALQEIIQERNLTVNYKQNLIEVRADKQEAVFENLDKPGETRVIPYEMLHVTPPMSSPDVLKRSPVADAAGWVDVDKDTLQHKKYPNVFGIGDCTNLPTSKTAAAVAAQSGILDRTISQIMKNQTPMKKYDGYTSCPLVTGYNRVILAEFDYSAQPLETFPFDQSKERLSMFFMKADLMPFLYWNVMLR; via the exons ATGATGGCCCCATTGGTCTCTGTGGCGTTCAGCCCCCGTGCTGGGCTCTTAGCCCATTTTCTCAGGCTGGGCACTCAGCAGACCGGATCCCTCCAACTGCACACCGGGGTCAGCTATGCAGCCAAGAACTACTATGAGGTGCTTGTGCTGGGTGGAGGCAGTGGGGGAATCACCATGGCCACCCGCATGAAGAGGAAAGTAGGGGCCGAGAACGTGGCCATCATTGAACCCAGCGAG agacaTTTCTACCAGCCGATCTGGACCCTTGTGGGTGCCGGGGCCAAGCAGTTGTCCTTGTCGGGCCGCCCCATGGCAAGTGTGATCCCATCCGGTGTAGAGTGGGTCAAAGCCACAGTTGTTGAGCTGAACCCAGACAAGAACTGTGTCTATACGGACAACAACAAGGAG ATCTCCTACAAATATCTTATTATTGCTCTTGGAATCCAGCTGGACTATGAGAAG ATTAAAGGCCTACCTGAAGGTTTTGCTCATCCCAAAATAGGGTCCAATTATTCAGTGAAGACTGTAGAGAAGACCTGGAAAGCTCTGCAGGACTTCAAAGAGGGCAATGCCATCTTTACCTTCCCAAATACTCCCGTGAAATGTGCTGGAGCCCCCCAGAAGATCATGTATTTAGCAGAAGCCTACTTCAGGAAG aCTGGGAAGCGATCCAAAGCCAATATCATCTTCAACACTTCTCTTGGAGTCATTTTTGGGGTTAAGAAGTATGCAGATGCCCTTCAGGAGATCATCCAAGAGAGGAACCTCACTGTTAACTACAAGCAAAACCTCATTGAAGTCCGAGCTGATAAACAAGAGGCTGTTTTTGAGAACTTGGACAAACCTGGAGAGACACGAGTGATTCCA TATGAAATGCTTCATGTCACGCCTCCAATGAGTTCTCCTGACGTCCTCAAGCGGAGTCCTGTGGCTGATGCTGCTGGCTGGGTGGATGTAGACAAAGATACTCTTCAGCACAAGAAATACCCGAATGTGTTTGGGATCGGGGACTGTACCAACCTTCCCACATCGAAGACTGCTGCAGCAGTAG CTGCCCAGTCAGGAATACTCGACAGAACAATTTCTCAGATTATGAAGAATCAGACACCAATGAAGAAG TATGATGGCTACACATCATGTCCACTGGTGACAGGCTACAACCGGGTGATTCTCGCGGAGTTTGACTACAGCGCTCAGCCACTGGAAACCTTCCCCTTCGATCAAAGCAAAGAGCGACTTTCGATGTTCTTCATGAAGGCCGACCTGATGCCTTTCCTGTATTGGAATGTGATGCTCAGGTGA
- the Sqor gene encoding sulfide:quinone oxidoreductase, mitochondrial isoform X1, producing MMAPLVSVAFSPRAGLLAHFLRLGTQQTGSLQLHTGVSYAAKNYYEVLVLGGGSGGITMATRMKRKVGAENVAIIEPSERHFYQPIWTLVGAGAKQLSLSGRPMASVIPSGVEWVKATVVELNPDKNCVYTDNNKEISYKYLIIALGIQLDYEKIKGLPEGFAHPKIGSNYSVKTVEKTWKALQDFKEGNAIFTFPNTPVKCAGAPQKIMYLAEAYFRKTGKRSKANIIFNTSLGVIFGVKKYADALQEIIQERNLTVNYKQNLIEVRADKQEAVFENLDKPGETRVIPYEMLHVTPPMSSPDVLKRSPVADAAGWVDVDKDTLQHKKYPNVFGIGDCTNLPTSKTAAAVAAQSGILDRTISQIMKNQTPMKKYDGYTSCPLVTGYNRVILAEFDYSAQPLETFPFDQSKERLSMFFMKADLMPFLYWNVMLRGYWGGPAFLRKLFHLGMS from the exons ATGATGGCCCCATTGGTCTCTGTGGCGTTCAGCCCCCGTGCTGGGCTCTTAGCCCATTTTCTCAGGCTGGGCACTCAGCAGACCGGATCCCTCCAACTGCACACCGGGGTCAGCTATGCAGCCAAGAACTACTATGAGGTGCTTGTGCTGGGTGGAGGCAGTGGGGGAATCACCATGGCCACCCGCATGAAGAGGAAAGTAGGGGCCGAGAACGTGGCCATCATTGAACCCAGCGAG agacaTTTCTACCAGCCGATCTGGACCCTTGTGGGTGCCGGGGCCAAGCAGTTGTCCTTGTCGGGCCGCCCCATGGCAAGTGTGATCCCATCCGGTGTAGAGTGGGTCAAAGCCACAGTTGTTGAGCTGAACCCAGACAAGAACTGTGTCTATACGGACAACAACAAGGAG ATCTCCTACAAATATCTTATTATTGCTCTTGGAATCCAGCTGGACTATGAGAAG ATTAAAGGCCTACCTGAAGGTTTTGCTCATCCCAAAATAGGGTCCAATTATTCAGTGAAGACTGTAGAGAAGACCTGGAAAGCTCTGCAGGACTTCAAAGAGGGCAATGCCATCTTTACCTTCCCAAATACTCCCGTGAAATGTGCTGGAGCCCCCCAGAAGATCATGTATTTAGCAGAAGCCTACTTCAGGAAG aCTGGGAAGCGATCCAAAGCCAATATCATCTTCAACACTTCTCTTGGAGTCATTTTTGGGGTTAAGAAGTATGCAGATGCCCTTCAGGAGATCATCCAAGAGAGGAACCTCACTGTTAACTACAAGCAAAACCTCATTGAAGTCCGAGCTGATAAACAAGAGGCTGTTTTTGAGAACTTGGACAAACCTGGAGAGACACGAGTGATTCCA TATGAAATGCTTCATGTCACGCCTCCAATGAGTTCTCCTGACGTCCTCAAGCGGAGTCCTGTGGCTGATGCTGCTGGCTGGGTGGATGTAGACAAAGATACTCTTCAGCACAAGAAATACCCGAATGTGTTTGGGATCGGGGACTGTACCAACCTTCCCACATCGAAGACTGCTGCAGCAGTAG CTGCCCAGTCAGGAATACTCGACAGAACAATTTCTCAGATTATGAAGAATCAGACACCAATGAAGAAG TATGATGGCTACACATCATGTCCACTGGTGACAGGCTACAACCGGGTGATTCTCGCGGAGTTTGACTACAGCGCTCAGCCACTGGAAACCTTCCCCTTCGATCAAAGCAAAGAGCGACTTTCGATGTTCTTCATGAAGGCCGACCTGATGCCTTTCCTGTATTGGAATGTGATGCTCAG gggaTACTGGGGAGGCCCAGCCTTCCTGCGGAAGTTGTTTCATCTGGGTATGAGTTAA